In Niallia sp. FSL W8-0635, one genomic interval encodes:
- a CDS encoding DUF4030 domain-containing protein has product MKSAKLVESNKEKDWLIFAEFLTGDREMSLDIVKAFLKKPSTTFFAPCLIERGYRYILKHWKADDSRTILDSLLSEYSLNFLGKINQSILLLHYYFQLDIGKIARIIGKSIREIRRRLFSFLQLLASNRIALATFVDRLLEKGKSLAYPFSLDDLNKRNLINAKKTVLYSFIILHLLIVGGAMNSGIVEKTQAKQGPDLLMIYKGNKLDEMIKARLTEVFQEDGFSVIVNFEEAEVYIGVEKEELYQKKSEIIRFVYQQLKEKDITYAVQLDYDKKAFGIDEAAYQIVSEAKEKRLKLWPGDYSDQGKVIGWIVSFPDDIELVTEESELRRVQEIIHKYHHKAPVTVSYYNKQIVDRRERWLKLSPYFNEGFLLGKEYNIERIRTDTTEKNVIIDIYTFFLTKDKKKEEIARAIKRSLDQFLQSEEIKGLVQNDTYTINIYSAGKKKINVDY; this is encoded by the coding sequence TTGAAGAGCGCAAAGCTAGTCGAAAGCAATAAAGAAAAAGATTGGCTAATTTTTGCGGAGTTTTTAACTGGTGATAGGGAAATGTCTCTTGATATCGTCAAGGCTTTTTTAAAAAAGCCTTCGACCACTTTTTTTGCACCTTGTCTTATCGAAAGAGGATACCGCTATATTCTGAAGCATTGGAAAGCTGATGATAGCAGAACGATTTTAGATTCATTGTTATCGGAATATTCCCTTAATTTTTTAGGGAAAATCAATCAGTCAATCCTTTTGCTACATTACTATTTTCAACTAGATATAGGAAAGATTGCTAGAATCATAGGAAAATCAATAAGAGAAATCAGAAGAAGATTATTTTCCTTTCTACAGCTCCTAGCATCAAATAGAATTGCTCTTGCTACATTTGTAGACAGGCTCCTTGAGAAAGGGAAGTCACTAGCGTATCCTTTTTCACTTGATGATTTAAATAAGAGGAACTTGATAAATGCAAAAAAGACTGTGTTGTATTCTTTCATCATACTCCATCTTCTTATCGTTGGCGGGGCAATGAATAGTGGAATTGTAGAAAAAACGCAAGCGAAACAAGGTCCTGATTTATTAATGATTTATAAAGGAAATAAATTGGACGAAATGATTAAAGCAAGATTAACAGAAGTATTTCAAGAAGATGGATTTTCTGTCATTGTCAATTTTGAGGAAGCAGAAGTTTATATTGGCGTAGAGAAGGAAGAACTCTATCAAAAGAAGTCAGAAATCATTCGCTTTGTCTATCAACAATTGAAGGAAAAAGACATTACGTATGCTGTCCAATTGGATTATGATAAAAAAGCGTTTGGCATTGACGAAGCTGCCTATCAAATAGTTTCAGAGGCAAAAGAGAAAAGGTTAAAACTATGGCCAGGAGACTATTCAGATCAAGGAAAAGTAATAGGATGGATCGTATCCTTTCCAGACGATATTGAACTAGTAACAGAGGAATCAGAACTTAGGAGGGTTCAAGAAATTATACATAAATACCATCATAAAGCACCAGTGACGGTTTCTTATTATAATAAACAAATAGTGGATCGACGAGAAAGATGGTTAAAATTATCACCCTATTTCAATGAGGGATTCTTGTTAGGAAAGGAATATAATATTGAAAGAATAAGAACTGATACAACGGAGAAAAACGTAATCATCGATATTTATACGTTTTTTTTAACAAAAGATAAAAAAAAAGAGGAGATAGCACGGGCCATTAAACGATCGCTGGATCAATTTTTGCAAAGCGAGGAAATAAAAGGGCTTGTTCAAAATGATACTTATACGATAAATATATACTCAGCAGGGAAGAAAAAAATAAATGTCGATTATTAA
- the miaA gene encoding tRNA (adenosine(37)-N6)-dimethylallyltransferase MiaA — protein sequence MTLKEKVVVLIGPTAVGKTNLSIELAKKFDGEIISGDSMQIYKGMDIATAKISKEEMQGVPHHLIDILEPDESFSVAQFQELVRKKITEITSRGKVPFIVGGTGLYIQAVLYDYQFQETATDTAFRTKLEEMAQAEGTLTIHDMLNKVDSEAAAAIHHHNVRRVIRALEVFHVTGRKMSDIQREQKQESLYDSALIGLTMERNVLYERINKRVEQMLEIGLLEEVQHFYEKGIRDCQSLQAIGYKEIYKYYDGLLSLEDSIEELKQNSRRYAKRQLTWFRNKMNVQWFDMTESVKTHDITKNLQEISSYLEGMLKIKSNT from the coding sequence TTGACATTAAAAGAAAAAGTTGTAGTGCTAATTGGACCTACCGCTGTAGGGAAGACAAATTTAAGCATTGAACTGGCGAAAAAATTCGACGGGGAAATCATTAGCGGAGATTCTATGCAGATTTATAAAGGAATGGATATTGCGACAGCTAAAATATCCAAAGAAGAAATGCAAGGAGTTCCCCATCATTTAATTGATATCTTAGAGCCTGATGAAAGTTTTTCCGTGGCGCAATTTCAGGAGCTTGTTCGCAAAAAAATAACGGAAATAACTTCAAGAGGAAAAGTACCGTTTATCGTTGGCGGAACTGGTTTGTATATTCAAGCTGTATTATACGATTATCAGTTTCAAGAAACGGCAACAGACACAGCATTCCGAACGAAATTAGAGGAAATGGCACAAGCGGAAGGAACCTTGACCATTCATGACATGTTGAATAAAGTGGATTCAGAAGCTGCTGCTGCCATTCATCATCATAATGTCAGGCGTGTGATTAGAGCATTAGAGGTCTTTCATGTAACGGGCAGAAAAATGTCTGACATACAAAGGGAACAGAAGCAGGAATCCCTTTATGATTCTGCATTAATTGGCTTAACAATGGAAAGAAATGTTCTATATGAGCGAATTAATAAACGAGTGGAGCAAATGCTTGAAATCGGCTTATTAGAGGAAGTTCAGCACTTCTATGAAAAGGGTATTAGAGACTGTCAATCACTTCAGGCAATCGGCTATAAAGAAATCTACAAGTATTACGATGGTCTGTTAAGCTTGGAAGATTCGATTGAAGAGTTAAAGCAGAATTCAAGGAGATATGCAAAGCGGCAATTAACTTGGTTCCGCAATAAAATGAATGTACAGTGGTTTGATATGACAGAAAGCGTCAAAACACATGACATAACAAAAAATTTACAGGAAATTTCGTCTTATTTAGAAGGAATGCTAAAAATAAAATCGAATACATAA
- the hfq gene encoding RNA chaperone Hfq encodes MKQSVNIQDQFLNQLRKDGTNVTVFLLNGFQIRGFIKGFDNFTVLFESEGKQQLVYKHAISTFSPQKNVQIDLEGTQVQ; translated from the coding sequence ATGAAGCAATCAGTTAACATTCAAGATCAATTTTTAAATCAATTACGTAAAGATGGCACAAACGTAACGGTATTCTTATTAAACGGATTCCAAATACGTGGATTTATAAAAGGTTTCGATAATTTCACCGTATTATTTGAATCAGAAGGCAAACAGCAGCTAGTTTATAAGCATGCGATTTCCACATTTTCCCCACAAAAAAATGTACAAATTGATTTAGAGGGTACACAAGTTCAATAA
- a CDS encoding Type 1 glutamine amidotransferase-like domain-containing protein translates to MATIFLTSNGFYSETIKEEFMTVLSKLANPKAVIITTASSLKEKNRFALKTKNDFLELGINQVDFIDVEVEKGEKLKEYNIIYINGGNPFRLLYFIKKSRADTVLKELSENSIIIGASAGAVILGPSIDMVHHFSPELNEVDLNDFTALSLTDIAIFPHSDREDVFKDDYGKSIEDRLLEFEKDSNISITSLKDDEYILLNG, encoded by the coding sequence ATGGCTACAATATTTTTGACCTCGAATGGTTTTTATTCAGAAACAATCAAAGAGGAATTTATGACTGTGCTTAGTAAGCTTGCTAATCCGAAAGCTGTTATTATCACTACTGCCTCCTCACTAAAGGAAAAAAATAGATTTGCCCTTAAAACGAAAAATGATTTTTTAGAGTTGGGCATAAACCAAGTAGATTTTATCGATGTAGAAGTAGAAAAGGGAGAGAAACTAAAGGAGTATAATATCATTTATATTAATGGTGGAAATCCCTTTCGCTTGCTGTATTTCATAAAAAAAAGTCGCGCTGACACCGTCTTAAAGGAGTTATCCGAGAATAGTATCATTATAGGAGCAAGTGCTGGTGCAGTTATTTTAGGGCCTTCTATTGATATGGTACATCATTTTTCTCCTGAATTGAATGAAGTAGACTTAAATGACTTCACAGCTTTATCATTAACAGACATCGCTATCTTTCCTCATTCTGATCGAGAAGATGTTTTTAAAGACGACTACGGAAAAAGCATAGAGGATCGCTTGTTGGAGTTTGAAAAGGATTCAAATATCTCCATAACTAGTTTAAAAGATGACGAATACATCCTTTTAAATGGCTAA
- the spoVK gene encoding stage V sporulation protein K — protein sequence MEHPIRMKNNGQISVVINSQKKKVLPKEKPEAESIPRTVPSEHEALREIEAELGSLVGMDEMKKMIKEIYAWIYVNKKREENGLKTGKQALHMMFKGNPGTGKTTVARLIGKLFQKMNVLSKGHLIEAERADLVGEYIGHTAQKTRDLVKKAMGGILFIDEAYSLGRGGEKDFGKEAIDTLVKHMEDKQHDFILILAGYSREMDFFLSLNPGLHSRFPLVIDFPDYSTDQLMEIAERMLKEREYALSHEAEKKLKEHLSFVRNVQNPKSFSNGRYIRNIIEKSIRAQAMRLLMQSNYDKYELMTLRSNDIVLDSKEK from the coding sequence TTGGAGCATCCAATCCGGATGAAGAATAATGGACAGATCAGCGTAGTAATCAACTCACAGAAAAAGAAGGTTCTTCCAAAGGAAAAGCCAGAAGCTGAGTCAATCCCCAGAACTGTTCCGAGTGAACATGAAGCACTTAGGGAAATTGAAGCGGAATTAGGAAGCCTTGTTGGCATGGACGAAATGAAAAAAATGATAAAAGAGATATACGCATGGATTTATGTAAATAAAAAAAGAGAAGAAAATGGCTTGAAAACGGGTAAACAAGCTTTGCATATGATGTTTAAAGGGAATCCAGGTACAGGGAAAACAACGGTTGCAAGGCTAATTGGCAAGCTTTTTCAAAAAATGAATGTCTTATCAAAAGGCCATTTAATTGAAGCGGAGCGTGCGGATTTAGTTGGGGAATACATCGGGCATACAGCACAGAAAACAAGGGATCTTGTGAAAAAAGCGATGGGGGGGATCCTGTTTATTGATGAAGCCTATTCGCTAGGTCGAGGTGGAGAGAAGGATTTTGGAAAAGAAGCAATTGATACATTAGTGAAGCATATGGAAGATAAGCAGCATGACTTTATTTTAATTCTGGCAGGCTATTCAAGAGAAATGGATTTTTTCCTATCGTTAAACCCTGGACTTCATTCTAGATTTCCGCTTGTCATTGATTTCCCTGACTATTCCACCGATCAGCTAATGGAGATTGCGGAACGAATGCTAAAAGAAAGAGAATATGCTCTAAGTCATGAAGCAGAAAAAAAACTTAAAGAACATCTATCCTTTGTTCGTAATGTCCAGAATCCCAAAAGCTTTTCAAATGGTCGATACATCCGCAATATTATCGAAAAATCCATAAGAGCCCAAGCGATGCGCCTACTTATGCAAAGCAATTATGATAAATACGAACTAATGACATTAAGAAGCAACGATATAGTGTTAGACTCTAAAGAAAAATAA
- the hflX gene encoding GTPase HflX, giving the protein MKETKVEKEKVILVGCETQNDAARFEYSMEELANLTKTANGQVVATLTQMRERIHPSTYIGKGKVEELESLAEELEADLIIFNDELSPSQVRNVSKNLDARIIDRTQLILDIFASRARSKEGKLQVELAQLQYLLPRLGGQGLQLSRLGAGIGTRGPGETKLESDRRHIRRRIDDIKSQLNVIVEHRDRYRERRKKNRAFQIALVGYTNAGKSTLFNRLSEADSFEEDILFATLDPMTRKIILPSGFSALITDTVGFIQDLPTTLVAAFRSTLEEVREADLLLHVVDSSNEEYFQHEETVHKLLEDLEIPAIPQLTVYNKKDLVHAKFVPTSKTESILITAFDNEDREQLKQTIEQIMIENMEYYETTVESNNGKLLSQLKNETVLRSLIFDEETQNYLCKGYALKEHAILKYKKPIEVEEWEK; this is encoded by the coding sequence TTGAAGGAAACCAAAGTAGAGAAAGAAAAAGTCATTCTGGTTGGTTGCGAAACACAGAATGACGCTGCCAGATTTGAATATTCAATGGAAGAACTTGCAAATTTAACGAAAACAGCGAATGGACAAGTAGTTGCCACCTTAACGCAAATGAGAGAAAGAATTCATCCGTCCACCTATATCGGCAAAGGGAAGGTTGAAGAATTAGAAAGTCTTGCAGAGGAATTAGAAGCAGACTTAATTATTTTTAATGATGAATTGTCACCAAGTCAGGTTCGGAATGTGTCAAAGAATTTGGATGCAAGAATCATTGACCGAACACAGCTTATTCTAGATATATTTGCCTCAAGAGCAAGATCGAAAGAAGGAAAGCTTCAAGTAGAGCTAGCCCAATTACAATACTTATTGCCACGTTTAGGTGGACAAGGTCTCCAATTATCAAGACTTGGTGCAGGTATTGGGACGAGAGGGCCTGGTGAAACAAAGCTTGAATCAGACAGAAGACATATTAGACGAAGAATTGATGATATTAAAAGCCAATTAAACGTTATTGTCGAACATCGAGATCGCTACCGAGAAAGACGAAAGAAAAATAGAGCCTTCCAAATCGCATTAGTTGGTTATACGAATGCGGGGAAATCGACTTTGTTCAATCGTCTCTCTGAAGCAGATTCATTTGAAGAGGATATCCTGTTTGCAACATTAGATCCAATGACGAGAAAAATAATTTTGCCAAGTGGCTTTTCGGCCCTTATTACAGATACTGTAGGGTTTATTCAAGATTTGCCAACAACGTTAGTTGCCGCATTTCGCTCAACGTTAGAAGAGGTGCGAGAAGCAGACTTATTGCTCCATGTGGTTGATAGCTCAAATGAGGAATATTTTCAGCATGAAGAAACAGTACATAAATTACTAGAAGATTTGGAAATACCTGCAATCCCTCAATTAACTGTCTATAATAAAAAAGATTTAGTGCATGCGAAATTTGTACCCACATCGAAAACGGAAAGCATTTTAATTACCGCTTTTGATAATGAAGATAGGGAACAGCTTAAGCAAACGATTGAACAAATCATGATTGAAAACATGGAATATTATGAGACAACGGTTGAAAGTAATAACGGAAAATTATTGTCTCAGCTAAAAAATGAGACAGTTTTGCGTAGCTTAATTTTTGATGAAGAAACGCAAAATTATTTATGTAAAGGGTATGCTCTAAAAGAACATGCTATATTAAAATATAAAAAGCCTATAGAAGT